In the genome of Impatiens glandulifera chromosome 6, dImpGla2.1, whole genome shotgun sequence, the window atttaaaaaataataatgctatttaaagacaaaagaaaaatattatgttaaatatattaatctcttatttaaatatttttattaaataattaatttaaaaccaCAATTTaggtattaaatttttaatataaaatatcttatcatTAGTTAATGTGAGGAAAACTAACAGtaataattgttaaataaaattaatatacatcaGCCTTTAGAAGGTTTAATTTACTAATTTCTAAcatcatttcaattatttttcattaattggACCTCCCtcattactaatatatatacatgggtttgagtattttttacaaattttttaattaaaaaactcttaAAGAAAGATAAGTTGTAGGAAAATATACAGACAAACTAATGAGATACTATAAATAAGTTCATTTGGagatacaaattatattttaaattattattcaaatatattcttggattataacaaatttagatatataatttattatcattattcagaattataaaattttgtcacAAAATGTCTACttataactattatatattagaaccatataaaaaaataaaaaaatctttgtgCAAATAAATGAGTGGATTAAACTTAGTTGGTACATCattctttttcaaattaaaaattaaaataaatttgagaaaaaaatgatcaaatatctTTTTTAGTCTTATCTAatcaatttttcattttaattttttaaacatgatCAATATTTTATGTAGcatgatttaaaaattattaaaataaaaagtgaaagttattttatttatatttaacgtAAAAGATGTAATTAAAtaagatgaaatatttaattcacactttactttttacattttaaacaactttaaaattgtttataattgATAGGGTaataaaatactatattttaaaaagactATTAGATTTacataatcttattttattaatttataacaaatgtAGTAGATTAAACTAGACATAAGATAAGAAGATGAGTATAAAATGGAGTCCATATCTCAACTTTTCTTAAGTGAGAAATCTAGAAAAGTGAGAAAAGCAAGCCATGCCAAATACTGAGACAGCAGCACCAAAGCTTCCCATCATTGACCTACGAGGCTTGATCTTTGGAACAAGCTCGTGGATTTCAACATGCAAAGAAATCAGAAGTGCCCTAGAAGAACACGGTTGTTTCGTGGCGCTTTCGGACATTGTGTCAGATGATCTTGAAGTTGATGTTCTTAACTGTCTTAAGGATCTGTTTAGCTTGCCATCGGAGATCAAATCCAAGAATATCTCCGACAAGCCTATACATGGTTACTTCGGACGGAGACCTTTATCTCCTCTATTGGAGAGCCTGGCAATTGAAAACCCCAATTATCTTCAATCGGTTCAAGATTTTGCTGCTCTAATGTGGCCCCAAGGAAATCATCCCTTCTGGTATATCcaatttatttgaaagtgattgaatattaatatgtttatttcaCAATTGAACTAGTAATGATTAGttgtaataaatttgaaattaactaaaattaaaaataactttatataagAGGCTAAACTAAGGTTAATGTtctatttagataaaaataatttattttatcacaaatatgaaaagaaataaaaaaattacaatgtgAGTAAATTTATCAACTAAATACCAATAcctttagatttttttgttgttgttgaaatTGAGTAGTCTAATTCATCTTTCAAAATTGTTATAAAAGATGATTGttagtaaatatatttataattgtttttaacttTTGGAAATTAATAAACAACTTATAAAGCAGCTAAAACAAATGCTTGTAAgtgttataaaaatataaatgtaccGACACTATTAAGTGTCGGTAAGTATTCGCCAGCCTTAATTTTGCGATGCTAATTAGTATGCGCCGATAAATGCCAGTTTTTAGTGTTGGTAAATAATTGTGGTATTTGTTAGAGTGACATTTTTTCCATATAATTCCATTATGCTGATTTAACAACTAATGTTCTTTCATTTAACAATGAATTATAGTGAGACTATTCATAAATATGGAAATGCAACCAATGGGCTAGTACAAATGGTGACAAGAATGCTGTTCCATAGTTACGGCATAGAGAAGAAACAATTTGAGGCACATATTGAATCAATGAACACCCTTCTTAGGGTGTTGGAATACATACCACCTAAGTCATGTGAAGCCGAAGTGGGCAGTTCCGCTCATACTGACAAGAGCTTTCTGACCGTTCTTCATCAGTGTCAAACAAGCGGTTTAGAGGTGGAAACAAAGACGGGGGGTTTGTTATCTGTCGATTTTCCTCCTTCATCTTTCTTAATCATAGCTGGAGAGGCTTGCCAGgtaaaattagggtttattttagCATTTTGTTCATTTAAGAGATAAATTGTAATTAAGTTGGTTAATTAATTAGGGATGGAGTAACGGTAGGGTGCACCCGGCCGTGCATGGTGTGAAGATGGAGCCGACTGTAGATCAAATGAGATACAGTATGGCGTTATTTGTTTACGGTAAAGGGACAATTGAAGTGGCTAAGGAGCTGATTGATGATGATCATCCCATGTTGTTTAAGCCATTTAATAACTATGAATTGCTTAGGTTCTTTACTAAAGACCCAATAAAGCGCAAGATCAAAAACATTGAGGAATTCTGTGGTGTTTAAGATCATTTCTTACATTTACTTGGCTCATTGGAAAAGAGTAATAGTAATAAGACGATGAATTGAAACCTTgggaattataatatttataaaacgaTGGATTGAAACCTTCAGAATTGTAATAGTATTAAGACAATAGATTGAAACCTTGGGAATTATGAAGAAAAAGTTTGATGGGTGTTTGGTTCTTGTGAGTTTTGCTTTCATTCATATTCTTGGATTggatcattttattttgaagttattttgaaatgcagccaaattaattaataaaaagaaaatcgaTAAAATGTGAGGCTCGTTTGAAAAGTTTGTGAATTATATACTTTGAATTTGTGAACTAGTAGTTCCTACCGAAAATGTGttccaattattttcaatatagtATGGGCCGGGTaacaaaaatcaataataataacaaactgtCAACATCTGACTCTGagctttttttttgtttgttgataTGGAGTagcaaattgttaaaatatataaattcttaaaattgagagaaattgtgaaaatttattttaaaaaattaattatgttataattattgtataaaaatcaaatataataaaaagaattaaccattataaaattaattacattaattcatttatttgaataaaaaaattaataactattTATATCAATTACATAATTACTTacatcaatttattatttatatgatttataaatataaattctttttgaatctataaatataattttttcttattttaataaaatttaataaaattaaaataatttataaattcataccaTTCTAAACatataagataatttaaatttataaaaatttaaataatttatttgttaaatactaaaatcttaaaattatctaatatgtttataaaattttaacaataaaaaagtACATAATTACAATATCATGAAAAATATTGCTCtacaaaaaatatatgtaatttaaattaaactcaaTTAGCATGATctagaaatataaatttttttaagacaCTTGAGCTTTAAATTGAtctaattcaataaaaaaaatatattaatcctCTGTACAACCATATTAATCCTAATATATAAATGCAATGGGAATATGTGATAATACCACGTGGAGGGCAAGTGAAAGAAATCCACGACAAGCTTTCCGCATTAAGCAAAGATCCATATATTATGAAAgtttaaaaattcaaacaaataaaatagttaaacaaTTATGGCTTTTGGATTTTCTATATACTACGTGTTCATTTCCTATTGTTTGTTTCAGTCCCCAATTAGGTCACTAAAATTGTCGACAGGAGAAATAATCATTAAGATGATCATTCTAGAGGAACAATCTAACCAATCAAGATATGAGCTCTGGTGAAACAATAGAGCTTATGTGAGTTGTTGAAGTTTCAAGTACGAGTAAGAACAATCACTAAGATAATAATTCTAGAGGAGAACATGTAGGGTTTTGTGCTCTTAGTTGGAGAGACCCAACATGGTGCGGGTTTTATTTagactaaaattatataatgtgaaggcatattatttatcatttaggttatctatgttttaaaaataaagagagagagcAGAGGAAAAACAAATTCAAGGGCTTAAGGTAGAAACAACTGAAGAAGATTTTTGTTTGCCAAAGTTTGCACCGTTTGACCGATATTAAATGTTCACATCttgttgtttatttctgaaGCTACGATCTAAACTGTaaagatatattttctaaaacttttaagtcattttaaaaaaacccgAATTGAAAAATTGATAAGGCTGGTTGATCCCTCTTTCTactctttgtttttatttgctAAAATTGTTGTGTGATCTTTATGCAATTGTTAGACACTAGTTTGGTTATATCTAGAGTGAACCTCTACTTTTAACAATGTTGATGACAGTTGATTGTTAATGATTTGTTAAGGTCCCATGGTTTTTTACTCTCAATTTGAAGAGAGGTTTCTATGCTTAAACTTGTATTGCATTGTTGTTTCAATTTCCTTCTGTTTTGCACATCTCTTATACTCAATTAGTTGAAAAAGTGTTCAATTTTGAAGAATAAATTTTCCCATCAAAGTATATCAGAGtttggttttttttattataagaatgGACACTAACACAACCATAATTATGAGCTTGAATGactctaattattatatttggaaGGCTAAAATGTAAGATTTATTGTATGTGAAAAGTTTTCATTTGTGCAGTTTTTTCTTCAACTAAGCCTGCAGAAAAAAGTGTGGATGATTGAAATTTTTTCATAGACAATTATGTGGTTATATTCGTCAATGGGTTGATGACAATGTTTTGAACCATGTGATGTCTATTATTGATGCTCGTACTCTTTGGACTAAATTTGAAGAATTGTATGAGAAAAAGACAGGTAATGACaagttgtttttgataaaaacaatTGATGTCCTTAAGCTATCCGCTTGAACACTTTTGTgggaattattaattaattgaaagcaATGAAACTCAGTTTTGATGACGAGATATTGGGTTTATGTTTACTTGGTACTCTGTCTAACTCATTAGAGACTTTTAGAACAACTCTATCTAATTCTTCTCCAAACGGTGTTCTGTCAATGTATTTAGTAAAAAGTAGTATTttgaatgaagagatgagacGAAAGATACAATACTATTGTTATGATCGGGATCAACGATAGAGACGGGAGTTTGCTTAAGTTGAACGCATTCAAACTCTTCGGttgatattaaatatgttagaagttaatatcggtttctattcttcgcaagtcgtcacaaactcttgaaccgagttcaagtgcggaaatttTTCTTTCGACTTGAAGCAATACAACAAAATTAGAATGATGTACAAGAACATAACACACAACACAAAagatgtttatgaatgttcatTGTagaaactcttacgtcaccctttTTTCTCAatcttgagaaggatattcactagaagatttggttcaATACAAAACTTGTACAAAACTCAGTCGAACAACCAGTAATTAGTTATTGCCTGcttttcgaactcctagcacacacactCTGTTAAATATAGACAAATTATGTCAACTAACAATCCTAATTAACTCACAAAGAATAGATAGTATTGTAATACAATTTTAACACTCTAGTATGCTTGAATGCTTTAAGAACTTGAGAGCTTGTAAATTTTGTAAAGCCGGTTGTTCAAAGATCAAAAGTTCGCGTGAAAGGTAATGAAGAAGGTTGACCTCTGTTTTCTTAAGTAGACAGGTGTCAACGGATATATTTACTTTTCAATGGCTATATTTACTTCATAAGACATCtgtgttgatcttgattggttgagttTCAATAGAGTACATTAGAAAGGtttttctttgatcttgtctgtacttaGATGATAATAAGCcaatatattcattaatgtaATTTCAATATTCGAGGAATATACATCTTAGAATGTTTGACTTGTCTTTTGTTCTTTTTATCATAGCTTTGTTGCTCCCAAAAGGTCTTCATTAGTCTTTGCACAAAATAGAAACATTTATCTGGGAAGTATAAAGCTGACATCTGTAATTACCGGTAGCGTCCTTATATTGTACCGAGATTGATAAAATGTAGTAAGAAAGAAAAGCCGTAAGCGCTTCCATAAGGATACCGATTTTGTTGAAAGACCGATTTCAATAAAATACTAGAAGTGCTCCAATTTGATGTACAGATGAAATCATAAAATACCGGAGGCTCTTATTTGTAAAATACCAGAAGCGTGTTTATATAAAATCGATTATATAAACTAACGGATGCGTGTTTTGCAAAATACCTATTTGCAATATACTGGATGCATCCTTTTCAAAATACCAATTTGAAAAATACCGGATGCGTCTTTTGCAAAATACCGGACGCGTCTTGCAAAATGCCGATTTGTAAAATACCGAACGTGACATGCAAAATACCGAACTTATATAAAACCGGTTACGTGTTTGTAAAATGCCGATTTGCAAAATACCGGACGCTTCCCTTAATATAAAGCCGATGTGAATAATGTCGACTCCGCTTTAATATAAAGCCAAAGTACAAACTACCGattatactttaataaaatGCTGAAGAGCCAACATACCGGTTAGCTTCATATAATAACGATTTCTTAAAATACCAGATAAGCATCTTCACAAATTGTCGATCTTGCAAAATGTCGATTTTGCAGATAATAACGGAATCCTTTTTACATAATACTAGACTTTGATCAAATACCGACTTTAATTAGATACCGGGCATCTTTTTCTTTCCGATTTTCTTTAATCTGCACATGATTAAATTTACACaattaagttcttatttaattaGCACCAATAATTAACTAactattttacttaataatttttccctttctgattatttaaattaaatattcaaaacctagtAATTTTATAATCGTTGGCTAATTATCCTATGTTAATTAGCtagtttaatataataatttctccttatttgattatttagcATAAATTATCAAAGTCCGTTGTCTATTTCTTAGCAACTATTTTTTACAATACGAGGTTTTGGATATAGAATTCGGGGGTAGAAGTAAATGGCGATATGTAATTAATTGTAACAATTTTCGTAGGGCTTCTAATAAGTGGGGAAATATTGAGTTTCATCATTATGCCTCAATGACTATCaagaaaaattgttttaaattgaagacGGAGAACAATAAGTAAATTCAGAACACACCCACTACTTCCAACCACAAAGAAGGTAAAAATCATgatgatattattattgttgatgatttttttactgtttattataatgatgttgagaatGTTAATGCGTCTTATGATAGGATGGAAGGGTACACTCCTCCGTGCATCATGTGAAGATTCAAATAAGTTACACTTTGGCATTATTTTAGTACAATAAAGGAGCAATTAAATTGCCTAAGGAGCTTGTTGATGATGAACATCCCATGTTGTTTAAGTCATAACTATGATTTGCTTGTTTCTATGCTGAAGACCCAACAAAGCGCCTTCTCAATGCCAATGAGGACTTCTGTCGTGTTTAAGATCATCTTTTACTAATTTACTTTTGACTAATTGggaaaaagtaataatatttataagacaatataataaaactttAGAATTATTGATTGAGTTATAATTAAATACTTGATGGTTGTTTTGTTCTCAATtagataattttcttttgaaattattttgaaatgtaaCTGGATTAACTTATGATAAATATGTTTTgtcctcatttttttttattttacaagcTATTTCTAGCTTAAATAGGGACGTTCTAAAATGAAGTGTAGctcaaaacaaataaattattaactataaATCTTTATATGTACTCGGAAGTCACGAAAGTTAGTGTGTTTAAAACGAGATTCACaactatatttaattcattgtaataaatcataaaatttgtaattttgaatgtttttgtttttcattccGAACTTTGTTTTATTATTCTAGGTTTGTTACAAATGATAAAACGAAATATGTACGTTTTTTTTCCCTTTATTTTTGAGAGtttttaatagataatattaaattattttctaaaaaaaaaatctttatatgtataaattatttttaaataataacatatttgtATAAATTGTTTAATTCAATATTGCTAAAATCTGGACTTAACTTGTCAAATCTTATTATTTAGAAGAggttaataagtttaatttaagtcattcttaaactaatcaaacttttacaatttgaaatttatggttttaaaattttaaaaataatttttattttaggaaaagttaatttatatttataaattaaaaaatattatttattcaaataaatgaattattttatctaattatatatatataa includes:
- the LOC124943281 gene encoding 2-oxoglutarate-dependent dioxygenase AOP3-like produces the protein MPNTETAAPKLPIIDLRGLIFGTSSWISTCKEIRSALEEHGCFVALSDIVSDDLEVDVLNCLKDLFSLPSEIKSKNISDKPIHGYFGRRPLSPLLESLAIENPNYLQSVQDFAALMWPQGNHPFCETIHKYGNATNGLVQMVTRMLFHSYGIEKKQFEAHIESMNTLLRVLEYIPPKSCEAEVGSSAHTDKSFLTVLHQCQTSGLEVETKTGGLLSVDFPPSSFLIIAGEACQGWSNGRVHPAVHGVKMEPTVDQMRYSMALFVYGKGTIEVAKELIDDDHPMLFKPFNNYELLRFFTKDPIKRKIKNIEEFCGV